A region from the Solibacillus sp. FSL H8-0523 genome encodes:
- a CDS encoding DUF3021 family protein → MNGLYQVKVLLHYGTTVATVILISIWLDIIPLTWSQLIEYGVTVSIIFVVVWFINYMNLKKEADELNALLKQRGD, encoded by the coding sequence ATAAATGGCTTATATCAAGTTAAGGTCCTTTTGCATTACGGAACAACAGTCGCAACGGTCATACTTATATCAATTTGGCTTGATATTATTCCCCTTACGTGGTCACAACTTATAGAGTATGGTGTCACTGTATCGATTATTTTTGTAGTCGTTTGGTTTATTAACTACATGAATTTAAAAAAAGAAGCGGATGAATTAAACGCTTTACTTAAGCAACGTGGTGATTAA